The Conexivisphaera calida genome includes a region encoding these proteins:
- a CDS encoding V4R domain-containing protein has protein sequence MSSGSAGANFEVPFIAIEPGRRLVAMSLRAKESNLATVASVLYSKIAVAGVRILGFSCSADGDEFLCVGLGDYTNASALPAEVAAALAVIPGVADVKIYESSVEGFAAVRGLVLESAEARAVLMSARALAGLFQGPREYLGEDAGAAFVYYEGFFTGRATGEYLSQFGRERALAMLPGIWEARGYGTPIETLSDPNGGHYRFEVGRLVECDVLSKYVKGRARTSNFFRGMIAGALSSIEGGEWDVEEVECINDGSDKCAFEARRRK, from the coding sequence ATGTCTTCCGGATCCGCCGGGGCAAATTTTGAGGTCCCATTCATCGCGATCGAGCCCGGGAGGAGGCTCGTCGCCATGTCGCTGAGGGCCAAGGAGTCCAACTTAGCCACCGTCGCCTCCGTCCTGTACTCCAAGATTGCCGTGGCGGGAGTCAGGATCCTGGGGTTCTCCTGCTCCGCCGATGGCGACGAATTCCTCTGCGTCGGCCTGGGCGACTACACGAACGCTTCGGCATTGCCCGCTGAGGTGGCCGCCGCTCTCGCGGTGATCCCGGGCGTCGCGGACGTGAAAATATACGAGAGCTCGGTGGAGGGGTTCGCAGCAGTGAGGGGCCTCGTGCTGGAGTCCGCGGAGGCCAGGGCGGTCCTGATGAGCGCAAGGGCACTGGCCGGACTCTTCCAGGGGCCCAGGGAGTACCTGGGGGAGGACGCCGGGGCGGCGTTCGTCTACTACGAGGGGTTCTTCACGGGGCGCGCCACCGGCGAGTACCTCTCCCAGTTCGGGCGCGAGAGGGCGCTCGCGATGCTCCCGGGGATCTGGGAGGCGAGGGGATACGGAACTCCGATCGAGACGCTCTCAGACCCGAACGGGGGGCACTACAGGTTCGAGGTGGGCCGCCTGGTCGAGTGTGATGTCCTCTCGAAGTACGTGAAGGGAAGGGCCAGGACCTCGAACTTCTTCCGCGGAATGATAGCCGGAGCGCTCTCCAGTATAGAGGGCGGTGAGTGGGACGTCGAGGAGGTCGAGTGCATAAACGACGGATCCGATAAATGCGCGTTCGAGGCGAGGAGGAGGAAGTGA
- a CDS encoding transposase: MGAIRFAGESVALLSLHVYYWVDVRRSGDGTTTQPGTAGVGTIHGRHGRPAPEDNGTRAIVVRLLPNGAQERKLRRLADAAARLWNELNYERRQQYFGARKQGLSERASLAHVDLKGTKKRMVPKYTGVLGASAWEVERKNWEAWSSFRGLLKAKSKGKLPPWIHPAPPGYNKDRESGRRKPWLPVRHEMYTVDPEAKVIHIPRYNLRLRFAGDVRWHGKQERMEIWYDEARRAWYASIAVKVGAETTRNGTRPRHIVRGERRSIEVARPVGDKIAGIDLGVNILASVVVDDGAWIIYKGARLKEDYFHFEGRIARLESEAARAKSAGDEKRHNRLWAEIRRLKRKWTSRRTHLYRNLASHLIRGLWERGVSTVYVGYPYDIARDNGNKFSVNIWAYRELIGAIEAEAREYGISVYEVYERGTSSHCAYHEVEVSRSPRGVVTCPVGDHRLHSDLNGALNILRRGSGVLVRGNLRPLSFIVDHNGVAPANRIAPTKGGNAQDPGVDLGPQGPG, from the coding sequence GTGGGGGCTATACGGTTCGCGGGTGAATCCGTAGCCCTTTTAAGCCTGCACGTATATTACTGGGTCGATGTCCGACGGAGCGGGGACGGCACCACAACCCAGCCCGGCACCGCAGGGGTCGGGACCATCCACGGACGTCACGGTCGTCCCGCGCCCGAGGACAACGGGACGCGCGCCATAGTCGTGCGCCTCCTCCCCAACGGGGCGCAGGAGCGCAAGCTGAGGAGGCTGGCGGACGCCGCGGCCAGACTGTGGAACGAGCTGAACTACGAGCGCAGGCAACAGTACTTCGGCGCTAGGAAGCAGGGGCTGTCGGAGCGGGCCAGCTTGGCTCATGTGGACCTGAAGGGCACGAAGAAACGCATGGTGCCGAAGTACACCGGCGTCCTCGGCGCGAGCGCGTGGGAGGTCGAGAGGAAGAACTGGGAGGCATGGAGCTCCTTCAGGGGGCTACTGAAGGCGAAGTCCAAGGGCAAGTTGCCGCCGTGGATCCATCCTGCGCCGCCCGGCTACAACAAGGACAGGGAGAGCGGGAGGCGCAAGCCGTGGCTCCCGGTGCGCCACGAGATGTATACAGTGGATCCTGAGGCCAAGGTCATCCACATCCCACGCTACAACCTGAGGCTGAGGTTCGCCGGCGACGTCCGCTGGCACGGGAAGCAGGAGAGGATGGAGATATGGTACGACGAGGCTAGGCGCGCGTGGTACGCGTCCATAGCCGTGAAGGTCGGCGCGGAGACCACGAGGAACGGCACGAGGCCGAGGCACATAGTGCGTGGCGAGCGCCGCTCGATAGAGGTCGCGAGGCCGGTCGGTGACAAGATCGCGGGCATAGACCTCGGCGTGAACATACTCGCGTCGGTGGTGGTGGACGACGGGGCGTGGATCATCTACAAGGGCGCGAGGCTGAAGGAGGACTACTTCCACTTCGAGGGGAGGATAGCTAGGCTGGAGTCCGAGGCCGCCCGCGCCAAATCCGCGGGGGACGAGAAGAGGCACAACCGGCTCTGGGCCGAGATAAGGAGGCTGAAGAGGAAGTGGACCTCGAGGAGGACCCACCTGTACAGGAACCTGGCATCACATCTGATCCGCGGGCTGTGGGAGCGCGGCGTCTCCACGGTCTACGTGGGTTATCCATATGATATCGCGCGGGACAACGGCAACAAGTTCAGCGTGAACATCTGGGCCTACCGCGAGCTGATCGGCGCGATAGAGGCGGAGGCGCGCGAGTACGGGATCTCCGTGTACGAGGTGTACGAGCGCGGCACTTCGAGCCACTGCGCATACCATGAGGTCGAGGTCTCGCGCAGTCCGCGCGGCGTCGTCACGTGCCCGGTCGGCGACCACAGACTGCACTCGGACCTCAACGGCGCCCTCAATATCCTGAGGCGCGGCTCCGGGGTCCTCGTCCGCGGGAACCTCAGACCGCTCTCATTCATAGTGGATCACAACGGGGTCGCGCCCGCGAACCGTATAGCCCCCACAAAGGGGGGTAACGCCCAAGACCCCGGTGTGGACCTGGGTCCTCAGGGCCCGGGATAG
- a CDS encoding ParB N-terminal domain-containing protein, which translates to MSLGEPVRVPLDDCEPDPRFLYRVRYDVDDLVESIRRGQINPALARRREDGKYMVFAGVRRLMAARAARERYGEPETFLVRLVSPDTPVEEMWRLALDENITQRKITPLDLVKAARMAPEAAIDAIHVTNNAYNVKELKAIAARITDEELEDLTRVEEHYTSWARVESHLVFEQIAGLTGLDRYTRIVAAWLSLDLRFDLSDERDRERVAGMIRSHLIPDPLQPLLRGLEPPRVEEAPAQEERAAAAQPPAPAPEPEAPPVTWERPRAPSAPAQPGRAPAEAPPAQEGRVEPSHPEEAMPVAPEGEGGPAEPEEEEERVYTVLLKQGEDEFVFECPAVGSVRIRIARIG; encoded by the coding sequence GTGAGCCTGGGCGAGCCCGTGAGGGTTCCGCTGGACGACTGCGAGCCGGATCCGCGCTTCCTCTACCGCGTCCGCTACGACGTGGACGACCTAGTGGAGAGCATCCGCCGCGGCCAGATCAACCCGGCGCTCGCGAGGCGCCGCGAGGACGGCAAGTACATGGTGTTCGCGGGCGTGCGCCGCCTCATGGCCGCCCGCGCGGCCCGCGAGAGGTACGGGGAGCCGGAGACGTTCCTCGTGAGGCTAGTGTCGCCGGACACGCCGGTCGAGGAGATGTGGAGGCTCGCGCTCGACGAGAACATCACGCAGAGGAAGATCACCCCACTCGACCTCGTGAAGGCCGCGAGGATGGCGCCGGAGGCGGCCATCGACGCGATTCACGTCACGAATAACGCGTACAATGTCAAGGAGCTCAAGGCGATCGCTGCGAGGATCACGGATGAGGAGCTTGAGGATCTTACGCGGGTCGAGGAGCACTACACCTCATGGGCCCGCGTGGAGAGCCACCTGGTGTTCGAGCAGATCGCCGGCCTCACTGGCCTCGACAGGTACACCAGGATCGTCGCGGCGTGGCTCTCGCTCGACCTCCGTTTCGACCTCTCGGACGAGCGTGACCGTGAGCGCGTGGCCGGGATGATAAGGAGCCATCTCATTCCGGATCCGCTCCAGCCGCTCCTCAGGGGCCTGGAGCCGCCCCGCGTGGAGGAGGCGCCCGCGCAGGAGGAGCGCGCCGCGGCGGCCCAGCCGCCCGCCCCTGCCCCGGAGCCCGAGGCGCCCCCGGTCACATGGGAGCGCCCCAGAGCGCCATCGGCCCCGGCGCAACCCGGGCGCGCGCCCGCTGAGGCGCCGCCCGCTCAAGAGGGGCGCGTGGAGCCGTCACACCCGGAGGAGGCCATGCCCGTCGCGCCCGAGGGAGAGGGCGGTCCCGCGGAGCCCGAGGAGGAAGAGGAGCGCGTCTACACCGTGCTCCTCAAACAGGGCGAGGACGAGTTCGTGTTCGAGTGCCCGGCGGTCGGGAGCGTTCGCATTCGCATAGCCCGGATAGGATGA
- a CDS encoding TFIIB-type zinc ribbon-containing protein translates to MHVEDEERTRAVALVDRCPQCGARALVMDIETGEIVCTKCGAVVRERVEAEDGGEKEWREDEGHVDHRGPPQTALYPIRHETVIGPGRGDFARLREVDSQGDRDYRAHIAAASTVSTIAGALSLPPPAQEEAMRTFMRAHEAGAMRGRSMQGIAAAAVLYTCRRLGIPRRIADVARAAGLGKHELWMHYKVLTLALGDGAGAHPQAEDFVARVASAVVSEIEAGKVARRALELLREVRALDGEMMSGKDPMGLAAAAVYLAALMEGLNITQLAIAQASGVTEVTVRNSMHRIRAVLAGHDGARNPGAPETSSDAKVDPGSPASP, encoded by the coding sequence ATGCATGTAGAGGACGAGGAAAGGACCCGGGCGGTCGCGCTGGTCGACCGCTGTCCGCAATGCGGCGCCCGCGCGCTCGTCATGGACATCGAGACGGGTGAGATAGTCTGCACCAAGTGCGGTGCCGTCGTCCGGGAGAGGGTCGAGGCGGAGGACGGCGGCGAGAAGGAGTGGAGGGAGGACGAGGGGCATGTCGACCACAGGGGCCCGCCGCAGACCGCGCTCTATCCTATTAGGCATGAGACGGTCATTGGCCCCGGCAGGGGCGACTTCGCGCGCCTGCGCGAGGTCGACTCACAGGGCGACCGCGACTACAGGGCGCACATAGCCGCGGCCAGCACCGTCTCGACGATCGCGGGCGCTCTCTCCCTGCCGCCCCCAGCCCAGGAGGAGGCCATGCGGACCTTCATGCGCGCGCACGAGGCGGGCGCCATGAGGGGGCGTTCGATGCAGGGCATTGCCGCGGCGGCGGTGCTCTACACATGCCGCCGCCTCGGGATCCCCAGGCGCATCGCGGACGTCGCGAGGGCGGCGGGGCTCGGGAAGCACGAGCTCTGGATGCACTACAAAGTCCTCACGCTGGCCCTGGGCGACGGCGCTGGCGCGCATCCACAGGCAGAGGACTTCGTGGCGCGCGTGGCGTCGGCGGTCGTGTCGGAGATCGAGGCCGGGAAGGTCGCGAGGCGCGCCCTCGAGCTCCTCAGGGAGGTCCGCGCGCTCGATGGGGAGATGATGTCCGGGAAGGACCCGATGGGCCTCGCCGCCGCCGCGGTCTACCTGGCGGCCCTCATGGAGGGGCTCAACATCACACAGCTCGCCATAGCGCAGGCCTCGGGCGTGACGGAGGTCACGGTGCGGAACAGCATGCACAGGATCCGGGCTGTGCTCGCGGGGCACGACGGCGCGCGGAACCCGGGCGCGCCCGAGACCAGCTCCGACGCGAAGGTGGACCCTGGGAGTCCAGCTTCCCCTTAA
- a CDS encoding archaellin/type IV pilin N-terminal domain-containing protein, with the protein MKAAIPLMGAPHPSRATAHRRKAISEMLAIIILLALTVVAGVLVYQIFTGKAGVASTNTTVSIQSAYISGENGVMTLTIQNTGSNIINSLTVTVYQGGSTVSISPGGSQSVSITPGSSWSGTFTGSFTPGTQYTIIVQASSSTGSSTTATVTVTAN; encoded by the coding sequence ATGAAGGCCGCGATTCCCCTCATGGGCGCGCCGCACCCATCGCGCGCCACGGCGCACAGGCGGAAGGCAATATCCGAGATGCTAGCCATCATAATACTGCTGGCCCTCACGGTCGTGGCGGGGGTGCTCGTCTACCAGATCTTCACCGGGAAGGCGGGTGTGGCGTCCACGAACACGACCGTGTCGATACAGAGCGCGTACATCTCAGGCGAGAACGGCGTGATGACCCTAACGATACAGAACACGGGCTCGAACATAATCAATTCGCTGACCGTGACGGTGTATCAGGGCGGGAGCACCGTGTCGATAAGCCCGGGCGGATCCCAGTCCGTCTCCATCACGCCGGGATCGTCCTGGTCCGGGACTTTCACGGGATCCTTCACGCCCGGCACGCAGTACACGATAATAGTGCAGGCGAGCAGTAGTACCGGTAGCTCGACCACCGCGACTGTGACCGTCACGGCGAACTAG
- a CDS encoding site-specific integrase: MKHAHLLSDPRVRGWIENARNGSERTAEIYLKALGRFLSRTGMSPGDLIDLARRDPVALRDRVAAVLHDVAAEGCLPATLQLTKAAVSSFLHYNGIEAPLKIKIRGANQHPRAESERVPTQEELARAMRAANPRARAAMALMAYSGLRPEVLGDYHGTDGLVLGDLPDLVIEGGRARFTRVPAMVVVRAGLSKAKHRYITFLPEEGARIVEEYLEIRARNGEALTPKSPVIRGADGTFISTDRVSGIVRGALRVAGLTVRPYALRAYFATALDVAEARGIVSHSWRQFWMGHKGDIEAEYSTRKSIPPDVLEQMRAAFARFSKILVAGFMPPREDAEVAFYRRILQLAGYTDEELSSMDLASMDTAGFRAALTRKVREAAAARRQVVVGPDEAERYISEGYEFIATLPNGRVVLKPPAPTMTDVVLGRLQPSPPVARGDPLVDDRTRA, encoded by the coding sequence CACCGGGATGTCGCCCGGGGATTTGATCGACCTCGCGCGCCGCGACCCGGTGGCGCTCAGGGACAGGGTGGCGGCGGTGCTCCATGACGTGGCGGCTGAGGGTTGCCTTCCGGCGACGCTCCAGCTCACGAAGGCCGCGGTCTCATCATTTCTGCACTACAACGGCATAGAGGCCCCCCTGAAGATCAAGATACGTGGCGCAAACCAGCACCCCCGCGCGGAGTCGGAGCGCGTGCCAACTCAGGAGGAGCTCGCCAGGGCCATGCGCGCCGCGAACCCCCGCGCGCGTGCCGCGATGGCCCTCATGGCGTACTCCGGCCTCAGGCCCGAGGTGCTCGGGGACTACCACGGGACGGATGGGCTGGTGCTCGGCGACCTGCCGGATCTGGTGATCGAGGGCGGGCGCGCCAGGTTCACGCGGGTCCCGGCCATGGTCGTCGTGCGCGCGGGCCTGAGCAAGGCAAAGCACCGGTACATAACATTCCTGCCCGAGGAGGGGGCGCGGATAGTTGAGGAGTACCTTGAGATCCGCGCACGCAATGGTGAGGCGCTCACGCCAAAGAGCCCGGTCATCCGGGGCGCCGACGGTACGTTCATCAGCACCGATAGAGTTAGCGGGATTGTGCGCGGCGCCCTGAGGGTCGCGGGGCTCACGGTGCGCCCCTACGCCCTCCGCGCCTACTTCGCCACCGCGCTCGACGTGGCGGAGGCCCGCGGGATCGTGTCCCACTCGTGGCGCCAGTTCTGGATGGGGCACAAGGGCGACATAGAGGCGGAGTACTCGACGCGCAAGTCGATCCCGCCGGACGTGCTTGAGCAGATGCGCGCGGCCTTCGCGAGGTTCTCCAAGATCCTGGTGGCCGGGTTCATGCCGCCGCGCGAGGACGCGGAGGTCGCGTTCTACAGGAGGATACTGCAACTGGCGGGCTACACGGACGAGGAGCTGTCGTCGATGGACCTGGCGAGCATGGACACGGCCGGGTTCCGGGCGGCGCTCACGAGGAAGGTGAGGGAGGCCGCGGCGGCCAGGAGGCAGGTGGTCGTCGGCCCGGACGAGGCGGAGAGGTACATCTCGGAGGGCTACGAGTTCATCGCGACCCTCCCGAACGGACGCGTCGTGCTCAAGCCGCCCGCGCCGACCATGACGGACGTGGTGCTGGGCAGGCTCCAGCCGTCGCCGCCGGTGGCGCGCGGGGATCCGCTCGTCGACGACCGAACTCGCGCCTGA
- a CDS encoding single- stranded DNA-binding family protein has translation MSQTETEGTIKTGPIRASGYAVQFRRAAFGALSRAIDAGLVTAKDVSDEVGRVDQALYRVLVEKHGIPKDAVVSVTAKYSVDGGHLHITDLAVEAYARDEALSAALTADARAELGAH, from the coding sequence ATGTCGCAGACCGAGACCGAGGGCACTATCAAGACCGGACCGATACGCGCCAGCGGATACGCGGTGCAGTTCCGCAGGGCGGCGTTCGGTGCGCTCTCTCGTGCCATCGACGCGGGCCTCGTGACCGCGAAGGACGTGAGCGATGAGGTCGGGAGGGTCGACCAAGCCCTCTACAGGGTGCTCGTCGAGAAGCATGGGATCCCGAAGGACGCGGTGGTGAGCGTCACCGCCAAATACTCGGTGGACGGGGGCCACCTGCACATCACGGACCTGGCGGTCGAGGCGTACGCGCGCGACGAGGCCCTGAGCGCGGCGCTGACGGCGGACGCCCGCGCGGAACTGGGTGCGCATTAG
- a CDS encoding RNA-guided endonuclease InsQ/TnpB family protein — MPTVGLKFRAYAGEEMARALRARLDAACALYNALRSADAEAYRERGKGLTQYELRTLALRLRREHDEFRALFSQVAQQVADRFYEAKERFFEGLARFPRAKKPHRYYSLVYPQHGWKVLDVRPIRSGKKRMMRIRFSNLGEFDVLVHRDFPLDEVARVIVKMNRAGEIYVIFYVEGFNPYTPLPSTGKVGGIDVGIEKLIATSDGQYAPNPRIYERALVRLRRLQRELSRKQRGSRRRLKVKRRLARAHERVANIRRDLYLKLGKILAELYDLVVMEDIDVKELIGKSYRSQRRRLHDVSFHELRAMIEYQMRKYGKEFAAVDPKDTSRTCARCGYVREDLTLGDRVYVCPACGWTADRDYNAALNILARTGRGPPVVPVELRPLPLPTEWQGGAMSREAPRL; from the coding sequence ATGCCCACCGTGGGGCTGAAGTTCCGCGCGTACGCCGGCGAGGAGATGGCGCGGGCGCTCAGGGCCCGGCTGGACGCGGCGTGCGCGCTCTACAACGCCCTGCGGTCGGCAGACGCAGAGGCCTACAGGGAGAGAGGGAAGGGATTAACCCAGTATGAGCTGAGGACGTTGGCGCTGAGGCTCCGCCGCGAGCACGACGAGTTCAGGGCGCTGTTCTCGCAGGTGGCACAGCAGGTGGCCGACCGGTTCTATGAGGCGAAGGAGAGGTTCTTCGAGGGCCTCGCGCGCTTCCCGAGGGCCAAGAAGCCGCACAGGTACTACTCCCTCGTGTATCCACAGCACGGCTGGAAGGTGCTCGACGTGCGGCCCATACGGAGCGGGAAGAAGAGGATGATGCGGATCAGGTTCTCGAACCTCGGTGAGTTCGACGTTCTGGTGCACAGGGACTTCCCGCTCGACGAGGTGGCGCGCGTCATCGTCAAGATGAACCGCGCGGGCGAGATCTACGTGATCTTCTACGTTGAGGGTTTTAACCCGTACACCCCGCTACCAAGCACCGGCAAGGTCGGGGGGATAGACGTGGGGATAGAGAAGCTCATCGCGACGAGCGACGGACAGTACGCGCCGAACCCGCGGATCTACGAGCGGGCGCTGGTGCGCCTCCGTCGCCTCCAGAGGGAGCTGTCGCGCAAACAGCGCGGCTCGAGGAGGAGGCTCAAGGTGAAGCGCAGGCTCGCGAGGGCGCATGAACGCGTCGCTAACATCAGGCGCGACCTGTACCTGAAGCTGGGCAAGATCCTGGCGGAGCTCTACGACCTCGTCGTGATGGAGGACATCGATGTCAAGGAGCTCATCGGCAAGTCCTATAGGTCACAACGGAGGAGACTGCACGATGTGTCCTTCCATGAGCTGAGGGCCATGATAGAGTACCAGATGCGCAAGTACGGTAAGGAGTTCGCGGCGGTGGATCCGAAGGACACATCGAGGACCTGCGCCAGATGTGGATACGTGAGGGAGGATCTGACGCTGGGCGACCGCGTGTACGTCTGTCCGGCGTGCGGCTGGACGGCGGATCGCGACTACAACGCGGCGCTCAACATACTCGCGCGCACAGGGCGGGGGCCGCCCGTCGTGCCCGTGGAGCTTCGCCCTCTACCGCTCCCAACGGAGTGGCAAGGTGGGGCGATGAGCCGGGAAGCTCCGAGGCTTTAG